A region of the Littorina saxatilis isolate snail1 linkage group LG12, US_GU_Lsax_2.0, whole genome shotgun sequence genome:
CCATGGAAGGGTAGACTGCGATTCCGTGTCTACAACCCAGCAAAGCCAGATAAATTTGGCATCAAGCTTTATGAAGCCTGTGAGGCGAAGTCGGGTTATGTCATTTCCATGGACGTCTATCAGGGTTCCATGCCTCGCACAAACTTGTGTGAGGCTCTTCAACTTGATGAAGACTTGGGCACTACCACTCAAGTCGTGCTGGGTCTTCTTGCCTTTGGCGGTCTTTTGGACAAAGGTCACAGAATTTTCATGGACAACTACTACACCAGTCCTGAATTATTCAACGAACTGTACCTGCTCAACACTTACGCCTGTGGTACAGTTCGAACATCCAGACGCGGCATGCCTGAGGCTTTCAAGAAGCAGAAACGAGGAGCTGACACCATCAAGCTGACGCAAGGACAGACCATCTTCCGGCAAGCTGAGCACCTTCTTGCTGTGAAACACCACGACAAGCGTGATGTGCACATGCTGTCTACAGTGCACCTGCCTCAACATTCCAAGCTCGACAAAGTAAATGACAATGGTGACCCCATCTGGAAACCACTCTGCATTGTTGACTACATCAAGAACATGGGCGGGGTGGACACATCTGATCAGGTCATCAAGAACTATTCTGTGTTAAGGAAGACCGTCAAGTGGTGGAGAAAGCTCTTCTTCTATTTATTCACAGTTGCCATGTGCAATGCCTACTTTCTCCACCGCAAGTTTGCTGGTGTGTCCCTGTCGCATCATGAGTTCCGGAAGCTGCTAGTCCGACAGCTGATCTCATCTTCTCCAGAAGCTCCGAAGCCAGTACCAAGAGGAAGGAAAGCAGTCAACCCCCCCAGACGCATGATTGGTACGCACCGGCCAACCTACAACACCGCCACAGTCGGTGCCAAGAGACAGCGTCCACAACGTGACTGTGTGGCTTGCAACCCAGTAAGGCAGAACAGAGCTGGCTTCAAGAGAAAGCAGTCTGCCTATCAGTGTGAACAATGCCAAGTCACTCTGTGTATTCCCCACTGTTTTGAGGTGTACCACACCAGAAGTGACTACCAAAGAGTCCTCGGGCAGCAGATGGGAGCAGCAGAAGGTGGTCCGCGTGATGGTGCTGGTGACAACTGAACTGCTATAATGACATCACCTGTACTCTGCCATTCTGTCGTGCTATGCAGTCTTTCTTGGGACATACCAAAGATTTAGTTGTTTctagttgtttttttgttgtacGTGTACCTGCAGTTACATGGACAACCAATTGAAACGTTTCTGATGTGAAGGCTATTTTCATCAAGATACTGATACTTGTGACTCCTAGTCTGAGATACTGTACTAGTGTGTGATGACTGAATATCCTTTTGTTGGTGACTGTGGAGTAATTTATGATCAACTGCAGCttcattctgaaaaaaataccTGTCATCCTTCATTTTCTCCAGGTGCGTCAATTACAGTTTGCTACTGACCCTCCAaaattgtgtttgtgttgttcctTGTTCATTTCTGTACAATCTTTATTCAAcatgtatttttcaaatatgcacacacaaaaagataaCACATTCTTTAAAATATGAccgattttctttatttttctctctgttaattcaccagtggctatgtaacatgtgttccggaattgcaccagtgtaagggttaatctGGCTCGGGCTGCTCAGAGGCCGGAGGGAGCTCAGTTTCAGTGGTACTAGCTGCTGATGAGGGCAGAGATTTGAAGTACAAACGCTTCTGAACCTTTTCTGGCACCAATTTTTGTTTCGGCGGAATGTTGCTTTTTCCGAGAGAGAGAAcccgaagggaggcaactcagGGGTGTGCAAATttaaggggggacagggtaggcaagcactttttttttttattttggaaacagcttgctgcttgtttgatttttgcaagcagaataacctaattaagggaaaccattttaaattttgagtgaaaagcaatttttggggtttttattcaccaaaatgtgagaaaaacgttataaaatgtgctctttttaaaatgttgcagtttgtgaaccagtgcatgttttgatccaatttttcttctttgcagcaatatgtgtgtgtttaataattctgtgtatcgaaaagcatttctaagcaatatattattttaatttagcattttcagttaccggttcagttttgataagaaaaatacatgaaatcctaactgtcagactcataaaaacccaaccaatgcactgaactcttattccatacacagaactgatgctgtacaactcataaacaacatatacaaaaactgaacaaatccatcaagcctttcaaaagttgcaacattttaattgtagcgttttgtctgaaaattacattcagagaaaacagcattttaaagatttgaaccagtacataaaaaaaccagtagcacagtgcaccctgaattcatatgtttttatcagaatgaccactttactatgtagggaaaaggatttgacaatcaaattatcaggattttttttatatacatcatatgaaaacagccatctttgtttgtaccgatatgaaaacatgaatcagaaccaaactgtcagactcataaaaacccaaccaatgcacttaactcttattccatacacaaaactgatgctttacaaatcataaacaacataaacaaaaatgaaacaaatccatcaagccattcaaaagttgcaacattttaattacagatgtttgtctgaaaattacattcagagaaaacagcatttgaaagattccaaccagtacctcaaactagtagcacagtgcagcctgaattgatatgtttttataagaataaccactttactatgatggggaaatgatttgacgatcaaattatccagactttttttaaaaaatcatttgaaaactcatctatgttagtgcagatatgaatcaaaacgaaactgtcggactcataaaaacacaaggaatccactgtattcttattccatgcacagaaatggtgcttcacaaatcataaacaacatatacaaaattggaacaaatccatcttgccattcaaaagttacaacattttaattaccacattttgtctcaaattacatgtagagaaaacagcatgtaaaagagtctcactagtaccccggtaaactagtaccacagtagagcttgaattaatggggtgttgtttttttaaccagaataacactttaactatgaaggggaaatgatttgataatcaaattatcagatttttttgatttaaaaaaaaattatatgaaaacattaaaaaagtcaattatctgtgtttgtgctgatatgaaaatattgatcagaaccaaactgtcagactcataaaaacccaacggatgcactgatttcttattccattgcatagaaatgatgcttcaacatcaacaacattacataattatatatacacaaatggaacaaaactatcaagccattcaaaagttgcaacattttaattacagtatttctgtgctcaatcctaacactgcagcaaatttctgtaaagctgaatgtccctttccatgtaccaacttggtcatacgcggattatttaaaatgcaactttaccacccgaagcgttgcaaacaccgggagaagagtaaacaactgcagacttgaatggacactcatatgcactccagatgcagggcctgtgcaaatccttgggctgatgcatcaccttctttcataatcagactgctatcagacaagcattcagtacaggatataaacctttcagcaatagattgagctgatcaatgttgacaaaagcccaacacatgtcagcggagtgacgttgcacagtaccagtatccatatctgcttgtgatgggtcagaagatggcaaagtatctgtatcttcttatggttggtcagaagatggcaaagctgatgtttctgctgtggaagagggtagttccggtttagcaaacttttccatcaggtcaatctttctcctcgctgccaccacaggaggactggctctccccttgctccaacctaataaatacacaaacactgatttaatatttgatacaactgtccatggtttttgtttgtaataagctgcaaattttaagactcaatataaacgtcaacaagtgcttgtactttattttgcaaatgaccatgttacatggggtgtacctcaactttttggctaggctggtaaatcagaaatcccaatcagcccccaaccactgaaccaggcgggttttcttacaaccacctcagcggctcgtacccacatatgtcggttgacgaacacacacacacacacacacacacacacaaaagacattcattaattggcccctatcacaaaatgtacatgtcaagtttactatgggatttgagtaaccacacaatcacatacacacaggaactaatactgaaactagctgaattattttctttctttctttcttttcatatttttcttttaaaattaatttatttcatcacacttgctatgtatttgcttgtttcttgtctgttgtctgttttgtgtgtgtgtgtgtgtgtgttctgtgtgtgtgtatacattttcagatttcctaaacctagcactgtttgcaggtgatctttatgcttttgattcatgagttgcatccccagtcctttagtttaactctttttttttctttggtgaagtaaattggatctatttttttttattccttagttaatgga
Encoded here:
- the LOC138982016 gene encoding piggyBac transposable element-derived protein 4-like; this translates as MAAPIDPRRDRNVFQDFFDDFFADPDLDEVGEEAFYIDLQDVMLVGDIMDLDQAPNNRDFEADVQEGWSSEWGEGATVNMPFDRETVLNVGEDFPENPQPLDFFRLFVGDEMIDLLVEQTNDYAQRKIDAGNLKPHSRLHRWLPVTLDEMKVFLSLVIATGLVIKPTIEEYWSQDEITSTPFFTKNMSLVRFQAILSHFHLVDNTRANRADPLYKLRPFFTHLRTQFVEVYTPEQDISFDEATCPWKGRLRFRVYNPAKPDKFGIKLYEACEAKSGYVISMDVYQGSMPRTNLCEALQLDEDLGTTTQVVLGLLAFGGLLDKGHRIFMDNYYTSPELFNELYLLNTYACGTVRTSRRGMPEAFKKQKRGADTIKLTQGQTIFRQAEHLLAVKHHDKRDVHMLSTVHLPQHSKLDKVNDNGDPIWKPLCIVDYIKNMGGVDTSDQVIKNYSVLRKTVKWWRKLFFYLFTVAMCNAYFLHRKFAGVSLSHHEFRKLLVRQLISSSPEAPKPVPRGRKAVNPPRRMIGTHRPTYNTATVGAKRQRPQRDCVACNPVRQNRAGFKRKQSAYQCEQCQVTLCIPHCFEVYHTRSDYQRVLGQQMGAAEGGPRDGAGDN